The proteins below come from a single Chelmon rostratus isolate fCheRos1 chromosome 12, fCheRos1.pri, whole genome shotgun sequence genomic window:
- the samd7 gene encoding sterile alpha motif domain-containing protein 7 encodes MTPREQLRKMTALGEQGALDEKHWYRLVNGMSAGELRQRQELIMRNQMAMAPQILAQGQQRLQGVPAQFEPRFMERELVPPTELVPSDARQMHMGPHLGPPLPPHANVLPGRAFHGAAGYGFLPSEPMETVARRQELIHKQNIARMEMNAILHQKELENAHQKGLMGIDNPMSYPSNPMAFRGRQRMPDGHDVFVHRPTLDELHSNSILMSASPYPPISTLHRERGRRAGRRPTAHKSAESHVANLKGQTEDKSVEQSPGATSGEEKEVEVKGDMGEECATSKTIHQAKIDSELATGSRKNYKEAEPGLRKACVNSQDGCSDVANSSTNDKDISSQCSAFQEKFMYPSAGGALTGMPYMFPVPGNGFLPPGPPSLFLNGDEVSEDIRKWTVNDVYNFINSIPTCSEYAQMFKDHMIDGETLPLLSEEHLLDTLGLKLGPALKIRSQVSRRLGNMLYMMNLPLSTATLQATPEKAGDRSPEICSPVNCNSEEMMASPRDPDVLKSTEHLHETENNSPPSASSETA; translated from the exons ATGACCCCACGGGAGCAGCTGAGGAAGATGACAGCGCTGGGAGAGCAGGGGGCTTTGGATGAGAAGCACTGGTACCGTCTGGTCAATGGCATGTCAGCTGGAG agctgaggcAGAGGCAAGAGTTGATAATGAGGAACCAGATGGCCATGGCACCGCAGATCCTCGCCCAGGGGCAGCAGAGGTTGCAGGGGGTCCCAGCACAGTTCGAACCTCGCTTCATGGAGAG GGAGCTGGTTCCTCCCACGGAGTTGGTACCGTCCGATGCCAGACAGATGCACATGGGACCTCACCTGGGTCCGCCTCTACCTCCGCATGCCAACGTCCTGCCTGGAAGAGCTTTCCACGGAGCAG CTGGCTATGGTTTCTTGCCCTCAGAGCCCATGGAAACAGTTGCCCGGCGACAGGAGCTCATTCACAAGCAAAATATAGCCAG AATGGAGATGAATGCCATCCTGCAtcagaaggagctggagaacgCCCACCAGAAGGGACTCATGGGAATTGATAATCCCATGTCTTACCCTTCCAACCCGATGGCTTTCAGAGGCCGCCAGCGCATGCCAGACGGCCACGATGTCTTCGTCCATCGTCCCACCCTGGACGAACTGCACTCCAACAGCATACTCATGTCAGCCAGCCCTTACCCACCAATCAGCACgctgcacagagagagggggCGCAGGGCCGGAAGGAGGCCCACCGCTCACAAGAGCGCTGAGAGCCATGTGGCAAACCTGAAGGGCCAGACTGAAGATAAAAGCGTAGAGCAGAGCCCGGGAGCCACATcgggggaggagaaagaggtggaAGTAAAGGGGGACATGGGTGAGGAGTGTGCCACCAGCAAGACGATTCACCAAGCAAAGATAGACTCTGAGCTCGCCACCGGAAGCAGGAAGAACTACAAAGAGGCGGAGCCAGGCCTGCGTAAAGCCTGCGTGAACAGTCAAGATGGGTGCTCAGATGTGGCCAACAGCAGCACCAATGATAAAGACATATCCAGCCAATGTTCAGCTTTCCAGGAGAAATTCATGTATCCCTCCGCTGGTGGAGCGCTAACAGGCATGCCTTACATGTTCCCTGTCCCTGGAAATGGCTTCCTTCCACCTG GTCCACCCAGTCTCTTCCTAAATGGTGATGAAGTGTCTGAGGACATCAGGAAGTGGACAGTGAATGATGTTTACAACTTCATTAACAGCATACCCACATGTTCAGAATATGCTCAG ATGTTCAAGGACCACATGATCGATGGGGAGACACTGCCTCTCCTGTCAGAGGAGCATCTACTGGACACACTGGGGCTCAAGCTTGGACCAGCTCTGAAGATCCGTTCACAG GTGTCCAGGCGTCTTGGCAACATGTTGTACATGATGAACCTTCCGCTCTCCACCGCCACCCTGCAGGCCACCCCCGAGAAGGCAGGGGACCGCTCACCAGAGATCTGCTCCCCTGTTAACTGCAACAGTGAGGAGATGATGGCGAGTCCAAGAGACCCCGATGTCCTCAAATCTACAGAGCACCTTCAcgagacagaaaacaactccCCTCCATCTGCCAGCAGTGAGACGGCCTGA
- the sec62 gene encoding translocation protein SEC62 translates to MAERRRQKKRIQVVSEPTKEEKAVAKYLRFNCPTKSTNMMGHRVDYFIASKAVDCLLDSKWAKAKKGEEALFTTRESVLDYCNRLLKKQFFHRALKVMKKKPEKDTKKEKEKEKEEKKEKEKAKGDSSKEEEKKGKKEKEKKKESEAAETKKEKSDDSPGTPKKKKEVKKKFKLEPHEDQLFLDGNEVYVWIYDPVHFKTFAMGLILVIAVIAATLFPLWPAEMRVGVYYLSVAAGCFVASILLLAVARCILFLIIWLVTGGRHHFWFLPNLTADVGFIDSFRPLYTHEYKGPRASNKKGSDKTDEKDSGSSAKAQKSDSDEKSDSEKKDGDDEEEEEEDESKEAAAAEEGKDAEGEGTDRHSDTDSDRREDEGSQHSNGNDFEMITREELEQHTEEEEEEEEDEETQERKEGFGSDTKPQTAET, encoded by the exons ATGGCGGAGCGCAGGAGGCAGAAGAAACGGATCCAG GTGGTGAGCGAGCCCACAAAGGAGGAGAAGGCGGTGGCCAAGTACCTCCGATTCAACTGCCCCACCAAGTCCACGAACATGATGGGCCACCGAGTCGACTACTTTATTG CCTCCAAGGCGGTGGACTGTCTGCTGGACTCTAAGTGGGCCAAGGCTaagaagggagaggaggcaCTGTTCACCACCAGGGAGTCTGTGTTGGATTACTGCAACAG GCTCCTAAAGAAGCAGTTCTTCCACCGGGCTCTCAAAGTGATGAAGAAAAAGCCTGAGAAAGACAccaaaaaagagaaggagaaagagaaggaggagaagaaagagaaagagaaggccaagggtgacagcagcaaagaggaggagaaaaaagggaagaaggagaaagagaagaagaaagagtcTGAGGCTGCTGAAACCAAGAAAGAGAAGAGC gaTGACAGTCCTGGAACccccaagaagaagaaagaggtgaagaagaagttTAAACTGGAGCCTCATGAGGATCAGCTGTTCCTCGATGGAAACGAG GTGTATGTGTGGATTTACGACCCTGTTCATTTCAAGACATTCGCCATGGGGCTGATACTCG TCATTGCAGTGATAGCAGCCACACTGTTCCCGCTGTGGCCAGCAGAAATGCGTGTAGGAGTTTACTATCTAAGTGTTGCAGCAGGCTGCTTTGTGGCCAGTATATTGCTTCTTGCTGTTG CACGCTGCATCCTCTTCCTGATCATCTGGCTGGTGACTGGCGGGCGCCACCACTTCTGGTTCCTCCCCAACCTGACAGCAGACGTCGGTTTCATCGACTCGTTCAGGCCGCTCTACACCCACGAGTACAAAGGGCCTCGAGCCAGCAACAAGAAGGGCTCGGACAAGACAGACGAGAAGGACAGCGGCTCCTCCGCCAAGGCCCAGAAGTCCGACAGCGATGAGAAGTCCGACAGCGAGAAGAAGGACGGcgatgacgaggaggaggaggaagaggacgagagCAAagaggcggcggcggcggaggaggGTAAAGACGCAGAGGGGGAGGGAACAGACCGCCACTCAGACACAGATAGCGACCGCCGGGAGGACGAAGGCTCGCAGCACAGCAACGGAAACGACTTTGAGATGATCACcagggaggagctggagcagcacacggaggaggaggaggaggaggaagaagacgaggagacgcaagagaggaaagaagggtTTGGGAGTGACACTAAACCCCAGACTGCTGAAACATAA
- the nadkb gene encoding NAD kinase b → MENSETSPSLGPLAVPDRGMARPSAPSGQLSESARPSKHREHPSKSPRRRRKGTRSQQRGVGHEQLLWEIERRRLPGQHEHLEPSGSASDTAESSPKRRAHFLHGPYPATHFGPKACILPNPTSVMHIQDPASQRLTWNKPPVNVLVIRKIRDESLVEPFKELCRFLVEEKQMMVYVERRVADDATLSKDEAFGSIRNQLCTFREGFDDISDCIDLIICLGGDGTLLYASSLFQGSVPPVMAFHLGSLGFLTPFKFESYKTEVAKVFEGNAAITLRSRLKVKVVKDMLQRAGQQAYSRETQQQEHNGLLSHGHTNSEAGKVTLQLQVLNEVVVDRGPSSYLSNVDLYLDGRLITSVQGDGVIVSTPTGSTAYAAAAGASMIHPNVPAIMVTPICPHSLSFRPIVVPAGVELMITLSPDARNTAWVSFDGRKRQEIQHGDCIKITTSCYPVPSICCHDLVYDWFESLAQCLHWNVRKRQARLADVSDSSDTEN, encoded by the exons ATGGAGAATTCAGAGACCAGTCCATCATTGGGGCCCCTGGCAGTGCCAGACAGAGGCATGGCGCGACCCTCAGCCCCCTCTGGTCAGCTGTCAGAGTCAGCCAGGCCCTCCAAGCACAGGGAGCACCCGTCCAAGTCACCAAGGAGACGGCGAAAGGGGACGAGGTCGCAGCAACGTGGGGTTGGTCATGAACAGCTGCTGTGGGAGATTGAGCGGCGGAGGTTGCCAGGCCAACACGAGCACTTGGAGCCCTCTGGCTCGGCGAGCGACACAGCGGAAAGCTCTCCTAAGAG GAGAGCCCACTTTCTACATGGACCTTATCCAGCCACTCACTTCGGACCCAAAGCCTGTATTCTTCCAAACCCAACTTCAGTCAT GCACATCCAGGACCCAGCCAGCCAGCGGCTCACCTGGAATAAACCTCCTGTCAACGTGCTTGTCATCAGGAAGATCAGAGATGAGAGCCTCGTCGAGCCTTTCAAAGAGCTCTGCAGGTTTCTAGTGGAG GAAAAGCAGATGATGGTGTACGTGGAGCGCAGGGTAGCAGACGATGCCACGCTGTCAAAGGATGAGGCATTCGGCTCCATCCGCAATCAGCTGTGCACCTTCAGAGAGG GTTTTGATGATATCTCCGACTGCATAGACCTGATCATCTGTCTGGGTGGAGATGGGACTCTGCTTTatgcctcctctctcttccag gGCAGTGTCCCTCCAGTTATGGCGTTTCACCTCGGTTCTCTGGGTTTCCTGACGCCCTTCAAATTTGAGTCATACAAGACCGAAGTGGCCAAAGTGTTTGAAG GAAATGCAGCCATCACTCTGCGCAGTCGTCTGAAGGTGAAGGTGGTGAAGGACATGCTTCAGAGAGCAGGTCAGCAGGCGTACAGCCGAGAGAcgcagcagcaggaacacaacGGACTCCTTTCTCATGGACACACCAACAGTGAGGCCGGCAAGGTCACACTGCAGCTACAG GTGTTGAATGAGGTGGTGGTGGACCGAGGCCCCTCCTCCTACCTGTCCAATGTGGACTTGTACCTCGATGGGCGACTCATCACCTCAGTGCAGGGAGACG gtgTGATTGTGTCCACGCCTACAGGAAGCACAGCGTATGCAGCCGCAGCCGGAGCCTCCATGATCCACCCCAACGTGCCCGCCATCATGGTCACCCCCATCTGCCCACACTCGCTCTCCTTCAGGCCCATCGTGGTCCCTGCTGGGGTGGAGCTCATG ATCACCTTGTCCCCTGATGCCAGGAACACGGCCTGGGTGTCGTTTGATGGCAGGAAGAGACAGGAGATCCAACATGGAGACTG TATCAAGATTACTACATCATGTTACCCAGTGCCCTCCATCTGCTGCCATGACCTGGTGTATGACTGGTTCGAGAGCCTGGCTCAGTGTTTGCACTGGAACGTGCGGAAGAGGCAGGCGCGACTGGCGGATGTCTCGGACTCGTCAGACACAGAAAACTGA